aataaatagaataaaaatcacTGGTAATGTCCTAAGAATAACTGATTTATAATTAAGGtttctctaaaatttttaaattcctctGCTTTTTTACAATTTTACAGTGACCTCTCAGAAATGTCTAAGGGTGAAGGGCAGCCTTCTCTTTCAGCCGATTTATCACcatctttatattttagtttcattgatctttgagAGGAAAGGGGTTAAAGGTAAAGTCTGGCAAATTCACACAAATCTATCTCAATCATCAGTCTAAACTGCTTTGTGCACACACATACGCTGACAGCTTCTCCTTTTGTACCTAGAAGACTCAGTGTTCAAAACAATAGCATTGTGTTAGGTCACCAAAAGAAGCAGGACACTTCAGGGCAAAAAAGGACGACTCTAAATGTCAGTGCAAGGTGGAAAATGCTCTTTCCAAACCCAGTGAAATTGCCCTGTTTTCCAGGTAAACACCGGTTTTATCTCCTATAGAGATAGCAGCTTTACTGTTGAATGTTGAAGGTCTAAGGAACAAATTAAAGAAGGTCAAGTGTACACGATTTCTACTGGTGCGACAGGCTGACTGCTCCTATAATCCAAACTCACATACAGGGGTCCTCCCTTATCCACGGGGTATGTTCCAGGACCCCCAGTGGATGACTGAAACACAGACGGTACCAAAccctatatacatatacactgtgactaaaataaaatcttatgccCCCTCTGCACTCCCCCCAGCCCTCAGGAGCTGACTGGCTGGACACCCTTCTTGGCCAAGACCATCCCTAAAACTGAATTACTAGTCAAGAGAAAGGAGATCAAACAGGCCTCACCACACCCACCCCCTTTCTTCTTAGAGATGttctttgtgactcattaacaggtcTAAGCCTatgcaagacctacctgcaggtcccAATATACATAACAAGCCCTGGGCTTAAGTCCAgtactttgtctctgattaacagacccttatcttaGCATTCCTTTTTGCTGACTCCGGGTCTATCAGAAAGAGCTTAACTcttttcagccaattgtcagctaaagaaagTTTAAACCAGAACTGTAAGCCCCCcctactttgagatgtcccattttttcaggccaaaccaatgtacacTTTGCACATACTAATTCATGACTTTACCTGTAACACCTACCTCCCTAAAATGTACAAAACTGAACTCTCACCCCACCACTGTGAGTCCAAGGCTCAAGGCTTCTTGAGTGTGGCTTTGCGTCATGGTCCTCAATTCTGGCTCAGAATTAActtctttaaaatcattttacagagcacggcttcttttccatcaacaATACCATGTTTCTTTccctatacatacatacctacgATAAAATTTAACTTATAAGTTAGGTACAGTAAGAGAGATTAACagcaataattaataataaaatagaactgaaggaaagtactacaaaatccaaaaaggggggggaccagatatgtagcagcacccctcgccccctaccataagaatgtgaccttttgtaactgtcctaggaaatagccctgagctgaagcagataaccggtaactggttctgaaagaaaaaagctaagcaaatgtttaactgctgatcttgtcttaagatagatgagtaatgaaccagagttcttcttatctggaaaagcccctatgtctgctacccctccctaaagcccctgctatgtctgctactcctccctacttggtttttgcctttataagcttgtaaaaactgctgttcagggcttgactcctcagctcctaaaagagttgcgagtcaggccccagcatgctggaataaaatcctcttgctgtttgcatcaagcgccgtctcttgcggttgattggggtcgtcagagctcagggcagagtggggggtcctgccccaagtctttcatttgggggctctccCGGGATTTGatgaccacccctcacctgcagagtcgaccttggaggtaagaaaggggtaccccgaaaactgtctggtctgtgtcttcagtcctttgtttgactttgtgtgtgcGCTTTTGGTTTTGCAGCCGTttggcacctcgtgagagtggccggacagtggtcggtagacgtgcccggaggaccacaggctgaaatcctgggggacgccccaggaactgaggagaaccagggacgcctggttgtctcctgctgtaagggcgctgatcgagtctGGTTGTTTGAACAAAAATTACGGGAAatgcgcccgtctgattctgttgtaggcttgtgagggaccaagtgtggtaggtaggtccttgtatctgtaatatttctgttattcctgttatttgtgtttctgacagatctactgacgatgggacagactgtgacaacccctctgagtttgactctagatcattggactgaagtgaagagaagcagtcgtgacctgtcagtagaggttaaaaaaggcccatggcagactttctgctccttggagtggcccacttttaacgtcggctggccctcaggaggaacctttgacttatctcttatttttgctatcaaagagattgtttttcagagaggatcGGGAGCCCATCctgatcaacaaccttacatcatagtctggcaggacctggtgcagaatccacccccctgggttcggccgtggactgccacatccaggcccccgtctaatcctcgggtgctcgctgtccaatcttccggttccagaaaagggggcgacagctcggacccccctaagaagatctacctggAAATTCAGAccgatcatcttctcctcgaccctccgccccctcctcccccataccctcccgccttggctcctgtcggggggcagggaggaccagcatcgccagatccggcgattgccccctctgcacctccgggggaaccttcactggggcccacACAAGGTACCACGAGTCACCGCCAGGGAGaaatgtctcccgacactactgttgccctgcccctgagggcatacggccccctgccagtggcaacagatgagggaccacctcctctccagcccctccagtactggccattttcttccgcagacctgtataactggaaaattaatcaccccctttttcagaagacccccaacatctgactgggctggtagagtccctgatgttctctcatcagcccacatgggatgactgccagcagctcatacagactctcttcactactgaagagagggagaggattttactagaagctaggaagaatgtacttggggcagacgggcgtcctacccagctccccaacatcatcgaggctgcctttcccctctccagacctgactgggacttcaacacggcagaaggtagggagcgactgacagtctatcgccaggctctagtggctggcctccgtggggcggcaagacaccccactaatttggctaaggtaagagaagtaatacagggggccatgGAACctccctcagtgtttcttgagcgcataatggaagcttttaggcgctacaccccatttgaccctgcctctgaaggacagagggcttccgtggctatgactttcatagggcagtcagctgtagacattaaaagaaagctgcagaggattgaaggattgcaggactataccttgcaggatttagttaaggaagctgagaaagtataccataaaagagaaactgaggaagaaaaagagcagagaaaggagaaagagagagaggaaagggaaaataagagagaccgaagacaggagaaaaacttaacacagaTTTTGGCCGCAATAGTAGGagagaagagccaagaacagacccaaggtagaacttaGAAGTCAGGTAGGctgggcaaccgcgtcccgttagataaggatcaatgtgcctactgtaaggagaaggggcactgggccagggaatgtcctaaaaaaaggaagaaagtactggccttagaggaagaagaagattagcggggacggggctcggaacccctccccgagcctagggtaatacttaaggtggaggggaagccagttgagttcctagtagacaccggagctcaacactcagtcctactggaatcatcaggacccgtctccaagaaaaaatcttgggttgtaggggccacagggcatcagcagtactcatggactacccgaagatcagtagatctgggagtgggacgggtaacccactcgttcttaattatccctgagtgccctgcacccctccttgggagagatttactcaccaaaatggaagcccagatcactttcactcctgatggcccagaggtaacccagaataagagagtaacagccctgaccatgcgtttggaggatgaacatagactctttgaaaagcaacgggagaaagggactagtctcatacatgactggctagaaaaatatcccagggcatgggccgaaactgccggaatgggactggccacagaaaggccgcctatagtcatagaactcaaagcgacttccactcctgtggcagtgcgccagtatcctatgactagggaagctcgggaagggattaggcctcacattcagcatctcctacagctgggcatactagtaaagtgccagtcaccatggaacaccccctaaTAACCcatcaagaaacccggcacaggagactatcgccctgtgcaggacctgagagaagtaaacaagcaggcacaagacatccaccccaccgtgcctaacccttataatctgttaagctctctccctccggaccatatctggtacactgtcctggatttgaaggatgccttcttctgcctccgactacactcctctagccagaacatcttcgcatttgaatggagagacccggactctggaatgacggggcaattgacatggacccgacttccacaggggttcaagaactccccaaccatctttgatgaagccctccaccaagacctagctcactttcgcgccagccaccctcaggtaacgctcctacaatatgtagatgacttactactagctggaacgacaaaggaagagtgccatcggggcacagaactgttactggaagaactagcccgcttaggatattgagcctccgccaagaaagcccagatctgccagaaagaggtaacgtacctgggttacaccctaagaggagggcagagatggttaacagaagccaggaagcgtactgtgactcagattccagttccccgctcgccccgccaggtgcgagaattcttaggaactgcggggttctgccgcttatggataccggggtttgctactctggcagctcccctctaccctttgaccaaagaaagcactcccttcgagtggggtgccagccaacagagggcctttgacaacattaaaaaggcattattatcagccccggccctggctctaccagatgtaacaaagccctttgtcctatacatagatgagaagagaggagtggcccgaggggtgctgacgc
This Nycticebus coucang isolate mNycCou1 chromosome 1, mNycCou1.pri, whole genome shotgun sequence DNA region includes the following protein-coding sequences:
- the LOC128589212 gene encoding LOW QUALITY PROTEIN: uncharacterized protein LOC128589212 (The sequence of the model RefSeq protein was modified relative to this genomic sequence to represent the inferred CDS: inserted 1 base in 1 codon; substituted 6 bases at 6 genomic stop codons), encoding MGQTVTTPLSLTLDHWTEVKRSSRDLSVEVKKGPWQTFCSLEWPTFNVGWPSGGTFDLSLIFAIKEIVFQRGSGAHPDQQPYIIVWQDLVQNPPPWVRPWTATSRPPSNPRVLAVQSSGSRKGGDSSDPPKKIYLEIQTDHLLLDPPPPPPPYPPALAPVGGQGGPASPDPAIAPSAPPGEPSLGPTQGTTSHRQGEMSPDTTVALPLRAYGPLPVATDEGPPPLQPLQYWPFSSADLYNWKINHXPFSEDPQHLTGLVESLMFSHQPTWDDCQQLIQTLFTTEERERILLEARKNVLGADGRPTQLPNIIEAAFPLSRPDWDFNTAEGRERLTVYRQALVAGLRGAARHPTNLAKVREVIQGAMEPPSVFLERIMEAFRRYTPFDPASEGQRASVAMTFIGQSAVDIKRKLQRIEGLQDYTLQDLVKEAEKVYHKRETEEEKEQRKEKEREERENKRDRRQEKNLTQILAAIVGEKSQEQTQGRTXKSGRLGNRVPLDKDQCAYCKEKGHWARECPKKRKKVLALEEEEDXRGRGSEPLPEPRVILKVEGKPVEFLVDTGAQHSVLLESSGPVSKKKSWVVGATGHQQYSWTTRRSVDLGVGRVTHSFLIIPECPAPLLGRDLLTKMEAQITFTPDGPEVTQNKRVTALTMRLEDEHRLFEKQREKGTSLIHDWLEKYPRAWAETAGMGLATERPPIVIELKATSTPVAVRQYPMTREAREGIRPHIQHLLQLGILVKCQSPWNTPXXPIKKPGTGDYRPVQDLREVNKQAQDIHPTVPNPYNLLSSLPPDHIWYTVLDLKDAFFCLRLHSSSQNIFAFEWRDPDSGMTGQLTWTRLPQGFKNSPTIFDEALHQDLAHFRASHPQVTLLQYVDDLLLAGTTKEECHRGTELLLEELARLGYXASAKKAQICQKEVTYLGYTLRGGQRWLTEARKRTVTQIPVPRSPRQVREFLGTAGFCRLWIPGFATLAAPLYPLTKESTPFEWGASQQRAFDNIKKALLSAPALALPDVTKPFVLYIDEKRGVARGVLTQPLGPWKRPVAYLSKKLDPVAGGWPACLRSVAAVAVLVKDADKLTMGQKLTVIAPHALESIIRQPPDWWLSNARMTHYQSLLLNGDRVQFGPPVILNPATLLPDTFVREDVLHTCQEVLAEETGTRRDLCDQPLLDAQLTWFTDGSSSIIEGKRVAGAAVVDDQQTIWASSLPEGTSAQKAELVTLTQAXRLAEGKKVNIYTDSRYAFATAHVHGAIYRQRGLLTSAGKEIKHREEILSLLEAVHLPKRVAIIHCPGHQKGGSRVAEGNQRADREAKLAAQGLNILPLYENTLRPSLKEIAPPLIKNFKYSERDLERMDRLGLQLESPEGIRETPEGKNILPEEQAITFLRQLHKLTHLGPKHLKTIVQSSPYYIIELSKLVDAAVKECRPCQLVNTQPSTLPQGKRLRGDRSGSYWETDFTEIKPAKYGYKYLLVFIDTFSGWVEAFPTKRETAQVVAKIILEEIFPRFGLPKVIRSDNGPAFVAQVSQGLAKILGLEWKLHCAYWPQSSGQVERMNRTLKEAMTKLSLETGITDWTVLLPFALFHVRNTPSTLKLTPFEILYGAHPPLVAMQHLPSPESYSSQSLYTRLKVLETVQKEVWSRLIEAYKPRDLQIPHQFQVGDSVYIRHHRTANLEPRWKGPYLVLLTTPTAVKVDGIAAWIHASHVKPAPPPDSGWKVEKTDNPLKLRIRRSSPTPADTTPGDK